CTGACTCAGGCGAGGCCGTACTCGCTGGAGTTGGTGCGAGGAGTAGCCGGCAAAACATGGGGCCGACATCATGTCCCGCCGGCGCCCCCTCTCCTGCGGGTCTCATCTCCCCCCTCCGACCGGCACCAGCTGCTACCGCCGGCGCATCCTCTCCTGCcgctcctctccaccgccgagCTCGCCATCGCGTCAGCCgtctctctccacctctcccgccgccgctgcccctgctctgccaccggccgcctcACGCCCCACCGCGCTTGCTcgagagaaggagagaagagaagagaaaaagaaaagaaggagagaTGTGGGGTCTACACCATtttctctcacttacatgtgggccccacatatttattatttttatttttattgctgactaggatgccacgtcagcaaaaccgggcGCAAATACTGGCATGGGATCTTTTTCGAACGGTTTGAGTGAGTTTAGGGGtgaacatttctggttttgtggttgatggactaaaaaaatctcgctgttaaattGAGGGACCTCTGGTGTACTTATTGCATCCACAAAACATGAAGCAAAAACATCGTGGGTCAACCTAATCGACCCATGTTGATCCGCTGGCTCGACCCATATATCCATCAAACCACTATATACAAGATTCCACAGCTTATACGCGTAGTACACACGATAAATATCGTTTCGTATGGCTAATctgtgatgatttttttttgctgtattGATCTATTATAATTATGAATTGTCTGACTTCACATCATTGCTGCTTCGCGAACAATGAGAAGAGCAAGAACAGACAGGATGGGTCGACCCACGAAGGGATCGTGGGTGGGTGAGTGAGTGGATGTGCCATATTGGATTTGTTTGTCGAGATGACCCATGTCCCGGAACTCACCACACTGGGATTGGCAcgattagttttttcattcgtatccgaaaactTCTTCCAACGTCCGATCAAAcagatgtgacacccaaaattaGTTGCGCTTTGGACGGATGCAGTGACCTCGATCTTACATTCCCTCGACAGGGATTTGAGGACCCGTCGGGACAAGACAGGACCATATTTTGCTTTAGATTTTGTGGTCAGGGTCGTTCAATCCGATGCATCAATCTTGGCAACCCCAATTAGTACATTACAGTTCGTGCGAATAAAATAAGAAAGAATTCAGCAggcatatactacctccgtcctaaaataagggTAGCCGTGAATATCCGTGCCCAacatttaaccgtccgtcttatttaaaaaatttttgaaaaatttaaaaatatttagtcacacataaagtactattatgttttatcatctaatagcaataaaaatactaatcttaaaaaatttttaaataagacgaacggtcaaacgttaaacgtgaatagtgcaaaactacatttattttgggacggagggagtacaacttaTATTTATCAAGTCCAAATTTTGGTACAACTAATTCCAACATTACAATGTTTTGTCGTGTCTTGTTCAACAGAAAACAGTgtaaagcaaaaaaaagaatTCACAGTGAGCTAATGCGATCCGCTCACCATGAACTGGCAGACATTTTCGGCTACTGATTACAGTGTAACATAACAGCCAAAATCAGATCAAAGCTGGCAAATTAGTTCAAGGCGGCCGATCGAGGACTGCACCCTGACCGTTGGATCCATCAAATAAAAATTTAGCGGTAGTGACGACGAACACTCACACTCACACTCAAACCAGCCGCACGCACGCCGCGGCTGCACGTCACTGGGTCATAGTCGAGAAGCCGCCGCGAATTGCCCCGAGCAGCCTCTGCAACGCGGCGTACGACGAGCCGCCGCCCGGCGCCACGGCGTTCCGGCACACGGCCTTCAtctccgccgccttctccctcACCTTCCTCCCCACCTCCGACGCGTCGTCCATCAGCGACCTCACCGCGcgctccagctccgccgcctccacgaaGCTGTCCCGCCGCTTCCCGTCCACCCCGAGCGGCACGGCCACGCCCATGTCGCGCACCAGCTCGAACGCGTTCAGGCGCTGCTCCGCGTACAGCGGCCACGGCACCAGCGGCACGCCGTGCCACAGGCTCTCCAGcgtcgagttccacccgcagtgcgtCACGAAGCTGCCGATGGCGGCGTGGGCGAGGATCTCCTTCTGCGGCGCCCACGTCGGCCACACGAGCCCCCTCCCCTTGGTCctctccaggaaccactccggGAGGAGCTCGTCGAGGCTCGCGTCCGTCGGGTGCAccgtgccggcggcgggcgggccacGCAGCGCCCACAGGAAGCGGTGGCCGCTGCGCTCGAGCCCCGCGGCGACCTCGCGCGCCTTCGCGGCGTCGAACCAGCCCATGCTCCCGAAGCAGAGGAACAGCACCGACGCCGGCGGCTGCGCGTCGAGCCACCGGACGCAGCGAGCGTTCGACGACGGCTTGTCCTCGAGGTCGAGCACCGGGCCGATCGGGTACAGCGGCGGCGCCGTTCGTCCCGGCACGCAACGGCCGTCGGCGATCGCGGCGAGGAGGGCCGGCTCAAGCTCGGCCACTGTGTTGATGATGATGCCGTCGGCGTCCATGAAGCGGCGGCCGTGGTAGAGGAACCACTTGAAGTTCGGGCTCTCCTTGCGTCCCATGAACGCGGGAAGGGAACCAGCGGGCACCGGCGGCAACCCGGGGACGTCGACCGTGCCGTCGAACTCCTCGAAGTCGACGGggacctcctcctccagcgccgGCAGCCGCAGCATCAGCGCGAGCAACGCGGCGGTGGACGTGAAGTACACGTACGTCGGGACGCCGGCCTCGCGGGCCGCGTCGAGCACGCCGGTGGCGAAGAAGTCGACGACGAGCGCCGCGGCgcccagctccgccgccgcagccctcACGTGGGGCGCCTGCAGCTGCATGTACCGCGACTTGAACTCCTGCACGTTGCCGGCGGCGCAGCccatcggcggcggctcgacggcggggaggcggtGGAACCGGACGCCGAGCCCGGATGCCTCGACGCGCCCGACGTGCGCGTCGACCTCGGCGGCCGACTCGGACGTCGCCGGGCGGACGACCAGCACGGTGACGGTCACCGCGgggccctcgccgtcgccccggcCGCCGTGAGCGAGCAGCCGCTTGCCGGCCTCGATCAGCGACATGAGGTGGCCGGAGCCGGcctcggggaggaggaggacgttCGCGCTCGCCATCGCCATTGCTTTGGCCAAATTGATCAGCGGCACGACGACGACAGACGACAGTGTGATACACTGCTCAGGCAGGCTGTATTGTAGCAAAGCAAGCAGGCAAAGATAGTGTCCGATCATGTGCAATTTATGCTATGTCATGTCTGCTACATCAGATGAACAGTGGATTAGATCTGGCTAATTAAGGCAAAACAACGGCGCCTATATTATTAGGTAAGATCTCACTGATATGTGATACATTACTCAACAAACGTACGTACATATTTAAATTCAACGTATTCAAGTTaagaaaaagaataaatatGCATGTGATATATCATTCAACAAATATACAAGTTTAAATTGTGAATACACATTAACTTGCTATAGTTTCATTAGCtctttttgttacaacttatagaagttaaattttgaattgtatatctgtagagtgatatatatcatattaatttaccatgttaattttgttaaattttgTCGTAACTATTTAGACGACATGTAAACAACAATGAGACGGAGAGTTTAAAATTTATTCCCACGTCATCACAATACAGCTACAAACAGCAGTTCTACAATACCTTACCCTCTAATAGGTGATTCACACAGCAGTTGACAAGACTGACGACatcatgtaatatatatatatatatatatttagatctATATCTTTATCAATAATAATACTTTACGAGTTTTAAATTGATGCAATAGTATAGATTGACCACCACTTTGTTTTGCAACCACGAATATCTCGCACGTCCTTAGAGACAGAGATCAACAACAAATTCCCTAGCCtcaataaaattatattaaaattacGTTCACATATACATAACATTATTAGGTACATCAGGATTTTAAATTGTAATAGGTGGTAGCATGCTGCATGCTCCCACAACACCACACCATTCATATTTGCCTATTATTTTACTTTTAGTTCTCTTAGAGTgtgtacaatagcaggctattaaccagctgtaaacatattttaatgagagaaaaaatgagagagaatagtagcgggctacaaatctatagccaactgcagcacggacttcaagacgtaatgtgtgtatgacaagtgggaccatGTACTAATTgtatatagtaagcaactattgtatgaattatctattacattggctatagatgatttgaaacTACTAGCagtaggctatactattaaacttacttTTAGTCAATCAAACCATATATAATATTGGGTGAACACCACCACATCTATTTTATCAACGGCGTTTGTTACACGTGCTGACGTGCATGCTTAATAAGTTAGCATGCTGTCCCTTTCTCCAGCGTCGCAATCAGATCAGGCACCACGGGATCACATACAGA
The window above is part of the Oryza sativa Japonica Group chromosome 7, ASM3414082v1 genome. Proteins encoded here:
- the LOC4343319 gene encoding anthocyanidin 3-O-glucosyltransferase 6; the protein is MIGHYLCLLALLQYSLPEQCITLSSVVVVPLINLAKAMAMASANVLLLPEAGSGHLMSLIEAGKRLLAHGGRGDGEGPAVTVTVLVVRPATSESAAEVDAHVGRVEASGLGVRFHRLPAVEPPPMGCAAGNVQEFKSRYMQLQAPHVRAAAAELGAAALVVDFFATGVLDAAREAGVPTYVYFTSTAALLALMLRLPALEEEVPVDFEEFDGTVDVPGLPPVPAGSLPAFMGRKESPNFKWFLYHGRRFMDADGIIINTVAELEPALLAAIADGRCVPGRTAPPLYPIGPVLDLEDKPSSNARCVRWLDAQPPASVLFLCFGSMGWFDAAKAREVAAGLERSGHRFLWALRGPPAAGTVHPTDASLDELLPEWFLERTKGRGLVWPTWAPQKEILAHAAIGSFVTHCGWNSTLESLWHGVPLVPWPLYAEQRLNAFELVRDMGVAVPLGVDGKRRDSFVEAAELERAVRSLMDDASEVGRKVREKAAEMKAVCRNAVAPGGGSSYAALQRLLGAIRGGFSTMTQ